The Podarcis raffonei isolate rPodRaf1 chromosome 2, rPodRaf1.pri, whole genome shotgun sequence genome window below encodes:
- the LOC128407923 gene encoding rho GTPase-activating protein 24-like → MSLKDINNIAEVSWKNCPDDTMLEENLVSMLFSRPKCTEDFAETNEGTSNISGLRDSLDQVQMSNCSEYPHSSNDSSTSQSSWQDHFVSLKQQMARQKAEYETKISSLEQRNKELQLEIKDLRSKLGQQRKWHCLVEIKMRNTERAHKDAERRNEALQREMEEFFDTFGELTHEGKITEQIGQSF, encoded by the exons ATGAGCCTAAAGGATATAAACAATATTGCCGAGGTCTCTTGGAAGAACTGCCCAGATGACACGATGCTTGAAGAAAACCTAGTTTCGATGCTTTTTAGCAGACCCAAGTGCACAGAAGATTTTGCAGAAACTAACGAGGGCACATCAAATATTTCGGGGCTTCGAGACAGCTTGGACCAAGTCCAAATGAGCAACTGTAGCGAATATCCCCACTCGAGCAATGACAGCTCAACAAGTCAGAGTTCCTGGCAGGACCACTTTGTCAGTCTAAAGCAGCAGATGGCCAGGCAGAAGGCAGAGTACGAGACTAAGATTTCAAG CCTGGAGCAACGGAACAAAGAATTGCAGTTAGAGATTAAAGATCTGCGTTCGAAACTGGGTCAGCAACGGAAGTGGCATTGCTTGGTGGAAATTAAAATGCGCAACACAGAGAGGGCACACAAAGATGCGGAGAGAAGGAATGAAGCACTTCAGAGGGAAATGGAAGAGTTTTTTGATACTTTTGGAGAATTAACACATGAAGGAAAGATAACAGAGCAAATTGGCCAGAGCTTCTAG